The Leishmania major strain Friedlin complete genome, chromosome 28 genome includes a region encoding these proteins:
- a CDS encoding putative ribosomal protein S29 → MGHLDQWRSRQKIGMGKGARCCVICSNQKALIRKYELNVCRQCFRENAEHIGFTKLR, encoded by the coding sequence ATGGGCCATCTCGACCAGTGGCGTTCTCGTCAGAAGATCGGCATGGGCAAGggtgcccgctgctgcgtcatcTGCTCCAACCAGAAGGCGCTGATCCGCAAGTACGAGCTGAACGTGTGCCGTCAGTGCTTCCGTGAAAACGCCGAGCACATCGGTTTCACCAAGCTGCGCTGA